From Micromonospora carbonacea:
CGCAGGGGGAAGCTGGCGGACCGGGTCGCCGACGTCGAGGCGGCCGTGCGCGGGCGCGACGGCGACGCCATGACCAGGGCCGTGGCGCGGGTCTGGCAGGCGGCGCAGCAGGCGTCCGTGGCGGAGCTGGACGCGGTGCTGCCCCGGTGCGTGGCGCTGCTGCCGCAGCTCGGCACCGGCGCGGGCGGCCAGTTCTCCGTCCTCTGCGGCGCGCTGGTCGAGCTGGGGGCCCGCCCCGACGAGCTGGTCGCCCCGGCGGCCGACGGGCTCGCCGCCGCGCTGGCCGGCGCGCACCGCTTCCGCTCCGGCTGGCAGCGGGTACGCGGCGACGACGCCCCGCCCGACCCCGACGACCCTGCCACGATGGACGAGGCGCTGGCCGCCCTGACCCAGGCGTACGACGACGAGGCCGTCGCCCACGACGCGGTGCAGGGCTGGTACGCGGTCGGCACCTGGGCGATGCCCGTGATCACCCTGTTGCAGCAGTCCGCGGCGGTGCGCGCCTCGTTCCCGCACCGGGAGGGGCTGCTGGAGGCGGGGGCGGGGCTGGCCGGCGAGCGGCCCGACCTGGAGTGCGTCCTGGGGCTGCTGCGGGTGCTCGACGGCGAGCGGCTGCTGGTGCTGCACCGGGCCACGGGCCGGGGCTGGTGGGTCACCATCGACGGGGTGGCCGACAACTTCCAGCTGCACACCCTGCTGGCCGGGGCGCTCGCCGGCCCGGCCGAGCGGGGGCTGATCGAGGGGCTGACCGTCGACCCGGCCTGGGTGGAGGTGGCCACGGACGCGCCCGAGGACCGGTTCGGCGGCACCGTCGTGGGCAGCTTCAACCTGGTCGACGGGCACGGCAAGTGGATCTGGAACGAGGGCGCCCCGGCGGACATCCCGCTCTTCGAGGGCGTCCGCGTCGTGGTCCTGGACCCGCCGCCGTACCAGCGGAGCTGGAACAACATCCGGCGGTTCCCGCTGATGGCGGCGGCCCTGACGGTCGACGGAGCGCTCACCGGGGCCGAGGCGGCGCACTGGCTGGGCCGGGTGGCCGAGCCGGCCTGACCGCCGCCCGGCCAGCCGCCACCGGGGCGTCGCCGGGGTCAGTAGCGGATGTCGGCGGGGCGGTCGGACATCGGCAGCCCCGCCTCCCGCCACGCCTCGACGCCGCCCACCAGGTCGGTCGCGCGGTGCAGGCCGAGCGTCCGCAGGCTCGCCACGGCCAGGCTGGAGCTGTAACCCTGCCGGCACACCACCACGATCTCCCGGTCGTACCCGGTGGCCTCGGGGATGCGCCACTCGCTTGCCGGATCGAGCCGCCACTCCAGCACCGTCCGGTCGATGACGACCGCGCCGGGCAGGTCGCCCTGTTCCCGGCGCTGCACGTCGGTGCGGGTGTCGACGAGCAGCGCGCCGAGGCGTACCGCCTCGACCGTCTCGTGCGGGGTCAGCCGGCGGACCCCCGAACGGGCCTGTTCCAGCAGGGCGTCGACGCCCGGGCTCATCACGTTGTGGCGCACGGCACGATCATGCCTGCGGCCCGGGGACTCCGCGCAACGAAACGGCCTCGGTTCGACCGGACGACGTACGGGCCGACGATCCCGCCGGCGCGGACCGCTAGCGTCGGGGCCGTGGGGGTGCCGGTCGTCGAGACGTACGCCGGGCTGGGCCGGCGGGTGCTGGCCGGGCCTGCGCGGTTGGGGCGTACCCGACTGGTGGCGGTCGACGGGCCGAGCGGCGCGGGCAAGAGCCTCTTCGCGGCGCGCCTCGCGGACGCCCTGGCGGCGCTGCCCGGCGGCGGGCGGCCACCGGTGGTGCACACCGACGACCTGCTCGACGGCTGGGCCGACCAGCTCACCTTCTGGTCCCGGCTGGAGCGGTGGGTGCTCGCCCCGCTGCGGGCCGGGCGGCCGGGGTCCTACCGGCGGTACAGCTGGGTGCGGCACCGCTTCCTGCCCCGCGAGCTGCCCGTCCCGCCCGCCCCCGTCGTGATCGTCGAGGGGGTGTCGGCGGCGCGGGCGGCCGTGCGGCCCGAGCTGACCCTGTCGGTGCTGGTCACCGCGCCCGCCGGGCTGCGGCTGACCCGGGCCGTCGCCCGGGACGGGCCGGGGATCCTGCCCGAGCTGCGCCGCTGGCACGTCGGCGAGCGCGCGCACTTCGCCGCCGACGGCACGGCGGACGCGGTCGACCTGCTCGTCGACGGCGCGCCGGAGGTGCCGCACGACCCCCGCACCGAGTACGTCCGCCGCCGGCCTCGGTAAGGCCGGCATACGATGCCGGTCATGACCTCACCGATCATGTCCGACGCCGAGGTGCGGGCCGCCGTCGCGCGCGAACTGCCCGGCGTCCGCGCCGACCTGGAACGACTCGTCCGCATTCCCGGCATCGCCTTCGACGGCTTCGACCACTCGCACGTCGAGCGGTCCGCCGAGGCGGTGGCGGAGCTGCTGCGCGGCTGCGGCCTCGACGTGAAGGTCGTGCGGTCCGGCGGGCAGCCGGCGGTGATCGGGACGCGGGCCGCCCCGCCCGGCGCGCCGACCGTGCTGCTCTACGCCCACCACGACGTGCAGCCCGTGGGCGACCTGTCGCTGTGGGAGTCCGACCCGTTCGAGCCCGTCGAGCGGGACGGCCGCCTCTACGGCCGGGGCGCGGCCGACGACAAGGCCGGGATCATGGCGCACGTCGCGGCGCTGCGCGCGTTCGGCGACCGGCTCCCCGTCGGCGTGGTGATCTTCGTTGAGGGCGAGGAGGAGTACGGCTCGGACTCGCTGGAGCGGCTGCTCGCCGAGCACCGCGACGCGCTCGCCTCGGACGTGATCGTGATCGCCGACTCGGCCAACTGGGACGTCGGCGTGCCGGCGCTGACCACGTCGCTGCGCGGCATCGTCAACTGCTTCGTGGAGGTCCGCACCCTGGACCACGCCGTGCACAGCGGCATGTTCGGCGGCGCGGTGCCGGACGCGCTGACGACGCTGGTCCGGCTGCTGGCCACGCTGCACGACGACGCCGGGGACGTGGCGGTCGCCGGGCTGTCCGGCCGGGCGGGCGCGACCGTGGACTACCCGCAGGACCGGTTCCGGGCCGAGGCCGGGCTGGTCGACGGCGTGTCGCTCATCGGCACCGGCCGGATCACCGACCGGATCTGGACCAAGCCGGCGCTGGCCGTGCTCGGCATCGACGCCCCGGCCACCGGCGAGGCCCCGAACGCCCTGGTCCCGGCGGCGAAGGCCAAGCTGAGCGTGCGGCTCGCGCCGGGCGACGACCCGCAGCGGGCGTACGCGGCGGTGCGCGAGCACCTGACGAAGCACGCCCCGTGGGGCGCCCGGGTGACGGTGACGCTGGAGCACGACGGCGCCCCGTGCGTCATCGACGCGTCCGGCCCGATGTTCGATGCGGCCCGCGACGCCTTCCGTGCGGCCTGGGACGGCACCGACCCGGTGGACATCGGCATCGGCGGCTCGATCCCGTTCATCGCCACGTTCCAGGAGATGTTCCCGCAGGCGGCGATCCTGGTGACCGGGGTGGAGGACCCGCACGCCCGGGCGCACGGCCCGAACGAGAGTCTGCACCTCGGCGAGTTCGCCCGGGTCTGCGCGGCCGAGGCGCTGCTGCTGGCGAAGGTGGCGGCAGCGGCGGAGCGGGGCCGGTGAGCCTCGGGCGACGCCGCCGGCACGGAACGGAGTCAGGTGACGGAACCGTAACGTCCCAGTTCATCGGGGTGTTTTCGGCGTGTCGCGGGACATCCTGGTATAGCCTTTCGAACATGAGTACGAACGAGGTGATGGCGCGGCTCGGTGCCGCCGTCGGCGCTCTGGGGGACGTGGACGTCTCCGCGTGGTCCGAGGACACGCTCAAGGAACAGCTCGGTGACCTCTCCACCGCCCTGGTGACGCTCGACGCGCTGCTCTCCCGCGTCGCCGACGAGGTGCGCGCCCGCGGCCTGCGCATCGAGGAGCCCGTCGCGGCCTGACCGGCCGTCGGCCCGGGTCGCGGCCCGACCGTCCGTTCGCGGTCGCGGCTCGACAGGTCGCGCGCGTACGGTTGCGGCCCGACCGTCCGCTCCCGCGCGGTCGCGGCGCGACTTCCGTTCGCGCGGTCGCGGCTCGCCGTCCGTGCGCGGTCGGCGCGGACCGGGCTCCACCGAGACACCGGTCCCCGCACGCTGGGGGGCGTCGGGGACCGGGCGGTCCAGGCATCCGGCACGGATGCCGGGCCGGGGTGGCGCGGCAGCTCCGGAAGCGGCAACTTCCGGCGGCGTTCCGCGTATCCCCAGCGGTGTCGGGGGTGGCTGGCAGGATGAGGTGCGTGCGGTTCCTCGACCTGGCGGCCACCTCCGCCGCCGTGGGCGCGACCACCGGCCGGCGGGCCAAGGTGGAGCTGCTCGCGGCGGCGCTGCGGTCGCTCGACCCCGCGGAGATCCCGGCGGGCGCCGGCTGGCTCGCGGGTGAGCTGCGACAGCGGCAGACCGGCGTCGGCTGGGCCGGGCTGCGCGACCTGCCGCCGCCGGCCGCCGAGCCGACCCTGACCGTCCGCGCCGTCGACGCCGTGATCGACGACATCGCGTCGGTGGGCGGCCCCGGCTCGCAGGCCCGCCGTCGGCAGCTCCTGCACGGCCTCTTCGCCGCCGCCACCGCCGACGAGCAGCGGATGCTGCGCGGCCTGTTCAGCGGCGAGCTGCGCCAGGGCGCCCAGGCCGGGCTGCTCGCCGACGCGGTCGCCCGCGCCGCCGACGTGCCGCTGGCCGCCGTGCGCCGGGCGCTGCTGCTCGCCGGTGACCTGCGGGCCGTGGCGGTGGCCGCCCTGGGCGGCGGCGCGGCGGCGCTGGCCGAGTTCCGGCTCCAGGTCGGCCGGCCGCTCGCCCCGATGCTGGCGTCCAGCGCCCCCACCGTCGACGACGCGCTGGCCGCGACCGGCGTCCCCGCCGTGGTCGACGTGAAGCTCGACGGCATCCGCATCCAGGTGCACCGCTCCGGCCCCGACATCGCGGTCTTCACCCGCAGCCTGGACGAGATCACCGCCCGGGTGCCCGAGGTGGTCGCCGCCGTGCGGGCGCTGCCCGCCCGGGAGCTGGTGCTCGACGGCGAGGCCATCGGGCTGGACGAAACCGGCCGGCCGCTGCCGTTCCAGCAGACCTCCAGCCGGGCCGCCCGCCGCGCCGCACCGGCCGCCGGGGCCGGCCCGCCCGGCGGCCCGTCCGCGTCGGCACCCGTCGGCGACGCCGTCGCCCCGGTCGCCCCGGCCGTGCGCGCCGCCGCCGAGAGCACGGGCGAGGCGGTGCTGACGCCGTACTTCTTCGACCTGCTGCACCTCGACGGCGACGACCTGATCGACCGGCCCGGCCACGAGCGGTGGGCGGCGCTGGCCGGCGCGGTCGACCCGACGCTGCTGGTCGGCCGGGTGACGGTCGACGACACCGGGGCGGCCGGGGCGGCCTTCGCCGCGGCGCTCGACGCCGGGCAGGAGGGCGTGGTGGTCAAGAACCCCGACGCGCCCTACGACGCCGGCCGGCGCGGCGCGGCCTGGGTGAAGGTGAAGCCGCGGCACACCCTCGACCTGGTGGTGATCGCGGTCGAGTGGGGCAGCGGCCGGCGCAGCGGCTGGCTGTCCAACCTGCACCTCGGCGCGCGGGACCCGGCGACCGGCGAGTTCGTCATGCTCGGCAAGACGTTCAAGGGGCTCACCGACGAGGTGCTGCGCTGGCAGACCGAGCGGTTCCTCGCCCTGGCCGTGGAACGCGGCGACTGGCTGGTGCGGGTCCGTCCCGAGCAGGTGGTCGAGATCGCGTTCGACGGGGTGCAGGCCAGTTCCCGCTACCCGGGCGGGATGGCGCTGCGCTTCGCCCGCGTGGTCCGCTACCGCAACGACAAGACCGCCGCCGAGGCGGACACCATCGACGCGGTCCGGGCCATCCACGCCGGGCACCTGTCGTCGTGACGCCGGGCGGGTGGCGGCGTCCCGGGCTGCGGACACCGCCACCCGCCCGACCCGGCCGTCAGGCGGACAGCGACCGGGCGTAGTTGACCTGGTTGTTGATGTGCATGACCTGCCCCTGGTCGGTGACGGGGATGCGGGCCACATACTGGTGCGGGCCGTTGCTGACCGTCACCTGCACGGTGCCGTAGTGCCGGGTCTCCTTGATCAGCAGGAAGAGCAGGCTGAAGATCGTGAGGCAGAAGAACCCGAGCACGGCGCAGACGATCGCCCAGGTGGCGACCTTCTGCTCCGTCTGCCAGTAGTCGGCGACGTGCCACTGCGTCCCGGCCAGGGGCAGCACGCCGGCCGGGGTGCGGATCTCCGGCGGGGAGACCGTGATCTCGCCGATCTGCACCGCCACGCCGGAGGACGCCCCGTACTGCGGGGCCCCGAGCGGCGCCGCCAGCGCCGGCGGGTACGGCCCGGCCGGCGGCGCGGAGAACGCCCCGGTTCCCGGCGGCGCGGAGTACGGCCCGGCGGCGGGCGGGGCCGAGTACGGTCCCGTGACGGGCGGGGCCGAATACGGTCCGGCGGCCGGTGGAGCCGAATACGGTCCGGCGGCCGGCGGGGCCGAGTACGGTCCGGCGGCCGGCGGGGCCGAGTACGGTCCGGCGGCGGGCGGCGCGGAGAACGGTCCGGCGGCCGGTGCCGGGTGCGGCGCGACGGCCGGCGGCACCGGGAACGGCGCGGTGGCCGGCGGCGGGGCGAACGGGTCGGCCGTGGCCGGGAACCCCGCCGGCGGGGTCGAGTACGTCGTCGAGCGCGGCGTGACCGCCCACGGGTCGGTCGACGGATGCGTCGCCGTCACCGGGTCCGGGAAGGCCGGCCCCGAGGCGGGCGGCTCCGGGAAGGCCGGCGGTGCCGGGAAGGCGGACGGCTCCGGGAAGGCGGGCCCTGAGGCGGGCGGCCCCGGAGCGGGCGGGCCCGAGGAGGGCGGCTCCGGCGGGTGTGGTGGCGGCGTGGGATCAGGGGTCACCGCGACCCCCCACGGTTCTCGATCACCCGGCGGACACTACAACTTCCCGCCGTGCCCCGGCGACCCGTCGAGTGTCCGGTTTCCGCAGCGAGCCGGAGCGGGGGAGGGCCCGGCTGCGGTCAGGCGGGGGCGCTCGGGGAGGGCTCGGCGGCCCGGTCGAGCGGCTTGCCCGGCCCGTCCAGCCCGGCCGCCCGGCGGGCCTCCCGCCGCGCCACCCAGCCGTAGCCGAAGAGCGTCATGACGGCGAAGATCCACCACTGCACGACGTAACCGAAGTTCTGCCAGTTGTTGGTGTGCCCGATCGGCACCGCCTGGAAGACCGGGTCGGCGGCCGGCGTCTGCTCGTCGAGCAGCACGTATGCGCCGTAGACCGGGTACGGCAGCTCCCGGGCCAGCCGGGGGACGGCGATCCGCCGGGTCTCCAGCCGGCCGTCGCGCCGGTCGACGGCCCCCGCGCCGCTCTCGCTCGGGTGCACCCGGCCCACCACGGTCACCTCGCCCTGCGGCACCGGCGGGAGCTGCGGCTGCGCCAGGGCCCCGCCCGGGGCGGGCGGCACCCAGCCCTGGTCGACGAGCACGGCCGTGCCGTCGGCGAGGAGCAGCGGGGTGACGACCTCGAAGCCGACCCGGTTGTCGACCGTGCGGCCCCGGACCAGGACGATGTTGGCCGTGTCGTACCGGCCGGTCACGGTGACCCGCGACCAGGTGGCCTCGTCGGCGGGGGCCGGGCCGGCCGTGCCGCCGCCCCCGGTGGGGGCCGGCACGGCGTCGCGCAGCGGCGCCGGCGTCATCCGGCTGCCGGCGTCGATCCGCTCGTTGATCGCGGTGCGGCCCCGGTAGCGGTCCAGCTGCCAGTTGCCGAGCAGCACCATCACGGCCGCGGCGACCAGGGTCAGCGCGAGGATGCCCAGCCAGCGTGGCGTCAGGAGGAACCGGTACACGGGTCGAGGCTACCCGCAGGACCGCAGCCGCCAGGCGGCCGGCCCGGGACCGCCGCCGGCACGCCGCGACCCCGGCGGCCCTGCGGCGCGACGCGGGCCGGTCGTGGCCGCCGGGTGTGCGTCCGGGCGGTATCGTCACGCGGGCGGATCGGGGGGCCGACCGCCGCCGCGTACCACCCTCGCCGGAGGAGTCGCTGATGACCGTCGTGCCGCGCCTCGTGCTCAGCGCGCCGTCCTCGGGCCACGGCACGAGCGCGGTGGCGCTCGGGCTGCTCGCCGCCTTCGCCGAGCGGGGCCTCGACGTCGCCGGGTTCAAGGTCGGGCCGGACCAGGTCG
This genomic window contains:
- a CDS encoding SURF1 family cytochrome oxidase biogenesis protein, with product MYRFLLTPRWLGILALTLVAAAVMVLLGNWQLDRYRGRTAINERIDAGSRMTPAPLRDAVPAPTGGGGTAGPAPADEATWSRVTVTGRYDTANIVLVRGRTVDNRVGFEVVTPLLLADGTAVLVDQGWVPPAPGGALAQPQLPPVPQGEVTVVGRVHPSESGAGAVDRRDGRLETRRIAVPRLARELPYPVYGAYVLLDEQTPAADPVFQAVPIGHTNNWQNFGYVVQWWIFAVMTLFGYGWVARREARRAAGLDGPGKPLDRAAEPSPSAPA
- a CDS encoding dipeptidase, translated to MSDAEVRAAVARELPGVRADLERLVRIPGIAFDGFDHSHVERSAEAVAELLRGCGLDVKVVRSGGQPAVIGTRAAPPGAPTVLLYAHHDVQPVGDLSLWESDPFEPVERDGRLYGRGAADDKAGIMAHVAALRAFGDRLPVGVVIFVEGEEEYGSDSLERLLAEHRDALASDVIVIADSANWDVGVPALTTSLRGIVNCFVEVRTLDHAVHSGMFGGAVPDALTTLVRLLATLHDDAGDVAVAGLSGRAGATVDYPQDRFRAEAGLVDGVSLIGTGRITDRIWTKPALAVLGIDAPATGEAPNALVPAAKAKLSVRLAPGDDPQRAYAAVREHLTKHAPWGARVTVTLEHDGAPCVIDASGPMFDAARDAFRAAWDGTDPVDIGIGGSIPFIATFQEMFPQAAILVTGVEDPHARAHGPNESLHLGEFARVCAAEALLLAKVAAAAERGR
- a CDS encoding rhodanese-like domain-containing protein; this translates as MSPGVDALLEQARSGVRRLTPHETVEAVRLGALLVDTRTDVQRREQGDLPGAVVIDRTVLEWRLDPASEWRIPEATGYDREIVVVCRQGYSSSLAVASLRTLGLHRATDLVGGVEAWREAGLPMSDRPADIRY
- a CDS encoding ATP-dependent DNA ligase, translating into MRCVRFLDLAATSAAVGATTGRRAKVELLAAALRSLDPAEIPAGAGWLAGELRQRQTGVGWAGLRDLPPPAAEPTLTVRAVDAVIDDIASVGGPGSQARRRQLLHGLFAAATADEQRMLRGLFSGELRQGAQAGLLADAVARAADVPLAAVRRALLLAGDLRAVAVAALGGGAAALAEFRLQVGRPLAPMLASSAPTVDDALAATGVPAVVDVKLDGIRIQVHRSGPDIAVFTRSLDEITARVPEVVAAVRALPARELVLDGEAIGLDETGRPLPFQQTSSRAARRAAPAAGAGPPGGPSASAPVGDAVAPVAPAVRAAAESTGEAVLTPYFFDLLHLDGDDLIDRPGHERWAALAGAVDPTLLVGRVTVDDTGAAGAAFAAALDAGQEGVVVKNPDAPYDAGRRGAAWVKVKPRHTLDLVVIAVEWGSGRRSGWLSNLHLGARDPATGEFVMLGKTFKGLTDEVLRWQTERFLALAVERGDWLVRVRPEQVVEIAFDGVQASSRYPGGMALRFARVVRYRNDKTAAEADTIDAVRAIHAGHLSS